A genomic region of Gossypium hirsutum isolate 1008001.06 chromosome D01, Gossypium_hirsutum_v2.1, whole genome shotgun sequence contains the following coding sequences:
- the LOC107905316 gene encoding zinc finger protein 593 has protein sequence MGGKCPSRKVKKRRFSHKTARRDKFLLKGDDLVYDELQKSDTEKKPLPRDEDLPGMGQYYCLHCDRYFANSTVRDEHFKTKRHKKRLKQMSGPAPHTQLDAELAAGMGMPDNGLALMSM, from the exons ATGGGAGGAAAATGTCCAAGCAGGAAAGTAAAGAAGCGAAGATTTTCCCACAAAACAGCTCGCCGTGACAAATTCCTCCTCAAAG GTGACGACCTCGTTTATGATGAGCTGCAGAAGAGTGATACCGAGAAGAAGCCGTTGCCTCGCGATGAGGATTTGCCTGGAATGGGACAATATTACTGCTTACACTGCGA CCGATATTTTGCGAATTCGACTGTGAGGGATGAACATTTCAAGACGAAACGTCACAAGAAACG TTTAAAGCAAATGTCGGGGCCTGCACCACATACTCAACTCGATGCTGAGTTGGCTGCTGGGATGGGTATGCCGGATAATGGACTGGCATTAATGTCAATGTGA